In Stenotrophomonas sp. ASS1, the following proteins share a genomic window:
- a CDS encoding DUF1629 domain-containing protein: protein MEAPVTESTAIEVSAEAAPHKGEFFLIDAGLLSNGGVPGIEIANEDKLIDPGMNVISRPDGTPGQYPERPHLVHVPEKGAMPRDLEELAGIWIVSEPLKQLFEQMDPQAFAFVACDFSLADGSPGPQYYLGNVLRRLDALDEAASRVRIKLDHNYQTGEDEKLYSLVGGASLVFKQDVVGDAHIFRQDRMGAPPICDRAMFDALAAANFSGVRLRDVADL, encoded by the coding sequence ATGGAAGCCCCCGTGACCGAATCGACCGCCATCGAAGTTTCAGCCGAAGCCGCACCCCACAAGGGCGAATTCTTCCTGATCGACGCAGGCTTGCTGAGCAACGGCGGGGTTCCCGGTATAGAGATCGCCAACGAAGACAAGCTGATCGATCCGGGGATGAATGTCATCTCGCGTCCTGATGGAACGCCAGGCCAGTATCCGGAGCGCCCCCACCTGGTTCATGTGCCCGAGAAGGGCGCAATGCCACGCGATCTGGAAGAGCTCGCTGGCATCTGGATTGTGTCGGAGCCGCTGAAGCAGCTGTTTGAGCAGATGGACCCCCAGGCGTTTGCCTTTGTGGCCTGCGACTTCAGCCTTGCTGACGGCAGCCCCGGCCCTCAGTACTACCTGGGCAATGTGCTGCGCAGGCTCGATGCCCTGGATGAAGCCGCTTCCCGCGTGAGGATCAAGCTCGACCACAATTATCAGACCGGCGAGGACGAGAAGCTCTACAGCCTCGTCGGCGGAGCCAGCCTGGTGTTCAAACAGGACGTTGTGGGCGATGCCCATATCTTCCGCCAGGATCGCATGGGCGCACCGCCCATCTGCGACCGCGCGATGTTTGATGCATTGGCTGCGGCCAATTTCTCCGGCGTACGGCTGCGTGATGTAGCCGATCTCTAA
- the arr gene encoding NAD(+)--rifampin ADP-ribosyltransferase, producing MAQDTEWTPVSHDTCDQVAGPFYHGTRADLAVGELLSAGFRSNYRDSVVMNHIYFTTIAKGAGLAAEMAKGEGRPRVYVVEPTGPFEDDPNVTNKKFPGNPTRSYRSAEPLRVVGEIVEWELHDAEFVRQLKEFVASGSGEIIN from the coding sequence ATGGCGCAGGACACCGAATGGACACCCGTTTCGCATGACACCTGCGACCAGGTCGCCGGGCCGTTCTATCACGGCACCCGCGCTGACCTCGCGGTGGGCGAACTACTGAGCGCGGGCTTCCGCTCCAACTATCGCGACAGCGTGGTGATGAACCACATCTACTTCACCACGATTGCCAAGGGCGCCGGGCTGGCTGCGGAGATGGCCAAGGGTGAAGGGCGACCGCGTGTGTATGTGGTGGAGCCGACCGGGCCGTTCGAGGACGACCCGAACGTGACCAACAAGAAGTTTCCCGGGAATCCGACGCGCTCGTATCGGAGTGCGGAGCCGTTGCGGGTTGTGGGGGAAATTGTGGAGTGGGAGCTCCACGATGCGGAGTTCGTTCGGCAGTTGAAGGAATTTGTGGCGTCTGGGAGTGGGGAGATCATCAATTGA
- a CDS encoding aspartyl/asparaginyl beta-hydroxylase domain-containing protein yields the protein MIKIVIAALFVACVLYIHFRGKVRARWSRQLLDHSSFMAPINVVMYMFSKVPTTPFLDPAKEFPQLEPLRQNWQMIRDEALALRDAQKIAASSTFNDAGFNSFFRRGWKRFYLKWYGPSHPSAKAMCPKTTALLESLPDVRAAMFAQLPSGSELRPHRDPFAGSLRLHLGLATPNNDGCYIEVDGIKKSWRDGEWMMFDETYIHHAHNETPDDRVILFCDIARPLRFGLPGLFNRAVAATLLAGGASPNLPGDPTGGVNKAFGSVYKVRLKAKALRERSVVAYQLIKWGLVVAVIAGIWAL from the coding sequence ATCATCAAAATCGTCATTGCAGCGCTGTTCGTCGCCTGCGTGCTGTACATCCACTTCCGTGGCAAGGTCCGCGCGCGCTGGTCGCGCCAGCTGCTGGACCACTCCAGTTTCATGGCCCCGATCAACGTGGTCATGTACATGTTCTCGAAGGTGCCGACCACGCCGTTCCTGGACCCGGCCAAGGAATTCCCGCAGCTGGAGCCGCTGCGCCAGAACTGGCAGATGATCCGCGACGAGGCGCTGGCGCTGCGCGATGCACAGAAGATCGCTGCGTCCAGCACGTTCAACGACGCCGGCTTCAACTCGTTCTTCCGCCGTGGCTGGAAGCGCTTCTACCTGAAGTGGTATGGCCCGTCGCATCCGTCGGCGAAGGCGATGTGCCCCAAGACCACCGCGCTGCTGGAGTCGCTGCCGGATGTGCGCGCGGCGATGTTCGCGCAGCTGCCGTCGGGCAGCGAACTGCGCCCGCACCGCGACCCCTTCGCCGGTTCGCTGCGCCTGCACCTGGGCCTGGCCACGCCCAACAACGACGGCTGCTACATCGAAGTGGACGGCATCAAGAAGAGCTGGCGCGACGGCGAGTGGATGATGTTCGACGAGACCTACATCCACCACGCGCACAACGAGACGCCGGATGACCGCGTGATCCTGTTCTGCGACATCGCCCGACCGCTGCGCTTCGGCCTGCCGGGTCTGTTCAACCGCGCGGTGGCGGCCACGCTGCTGGCCGGTGGTGCCTCGCCGAATCTGCCGGGTGACCCGACCGGTGGCGTCAACAAGGCCTTCGGCAGCGTCTACAAGGTGCGCCTGAAGGCCAAGGCACTGCGCGAGCGCAGCGTGGTGGCCTACCAGTTGATCAAGTGGGGCTTGGTGGTGGCGGTGATCGCCGGTATCTGGGCGCTGTGA
- the speA gene encoding arginine decarboxylase: MTDWSLDQARKTYSIPHWADGYFDVDQAGHMVVRPTGADGPVVSLPKVVDAARAAGAKLPLLVRFPDILGQRLGKLQAAFGQAQQDWEYSGGYTAVYPIKVNQTRGVAGTLASHHGEGFGLEAGSKPELMAVLALSRPGGLIVCNGYKDREYIRLALIGRKLGLQTFIVIEKPSELKLVLEESKALDVKPGLGVRMRLASLGAGKWQNSGGDKAKFGLSPRQLLDLWKSLRDTEYADCLNLLHFHMGSQISNVRDIANGMREATRYFVELSRLGAKITHVDVGGGLGVDYEGTRSRSFCSINYGLHSYASNIVQPLANACEEFGLTPPRIVTECGRAMTAHHAVLIANVSEVEEAQEGRVPDQHDDEPAAIRHLREIHDELDVRPAVELFQEAQHFHAEGLASYALGQIDLPQRARIDDLFYAIAHGVRARLSYDEKSHRPVLDELNERLVDKYFVNFSVFESIPDVWAIDQVFPIVPIERLDETPDRRGIIADMTCDSDGMVETYVENESLDSSLPLHKMKPGESYRIGFFMVGAYQEILGDIHNLFGDTDAVEVLADADGYAITQQRRGDTTDVMLDYVGYRLDELRATYAQRVAEAQLSPESAQELSEALEAGLTGYTYLSDEPLV, translated from the coding sequence ATGACCGATTGGTCCCTCGACCAAGCCCGCAAGACCTACTCGATCCCGCATTGGGCGGACGGTTACTTCGACGTGGATCAGGCCGGGCACATGGTGGTGAGACCGACCGGGGCGGACGGCCCGGTGGTGTCGCTGCCCAAGGTGGTCGACGCGGCGCGTGCGGCCGGCGCCAAGCTGCCGTTGCTGGTGCGCTTCCCGGACATCCTCGGCCAGCGCCTGGGCAAGCTGCAGGCGGCCTTCGGCCAGGCCCAGCAGGACTGGGAATACAGCGGCGGCTACACCGCCGTGTACCCGATCAAGGTCAACCAGACCCGCGGCGTGGCCGGCACCCTGGCCAGCCACCACGGCGAAGGCTTCGGCCTGGAAGCGGGCAGCAAGCCCGAACTGATGGCCGTGCTGGCGCTGTCGCGCCCGGGCGGCCTGATCGTCTGCAACGGCTACAAGGACCGCGAGTACATCCGCCTGGCCCTGATCGGCCGCAAGCTGGGCCTGCAGACCTTCATCGTCATCGAGAAGCCTTCCGAACTGAAGCTGGTGCTGGAAGAGTCCAAGGCGCTGGATGTGAAGCCGGGCCTGGGCGTGCGCATGCGCCTGGCCTCGCTGGGCGCCGGCAAGTGGCAGAACAGCGGTGGCGACAAGGCCAAGTTCGGCCTGTCGCCGCGCCAGCTGCTGGACCTGTGGAAGTCGCTGCGTGACACCGAGTATGCCGACTGCCTGAACCTGCTGCACTTCCACATGGGCTCGCAGATCTCCAACGTGCGCGACATCGCCAACGGCATGCGCGAAGCCACCCGCTACTTCGTGGAGCTGTCGCGCCTGGGCGCGAAGATCACCCACGTCGATGTGGGCGGTGGCCTGGGCGTGGACTATGAAGGCACCCGTTCGCGCAGCTTCTGCTCGATCAACTACGGCCTGCATTCCTACGCCAGCAACATCGTGCAGCCGCTGGCCAATGCCTGCGAAGAGTTCGGCCTGACTCCGCCGCGCATCGTTACCGAGTGCGGCCGCGCGATGACCGCGCACCACGCGGTGCTGATCGCCAATGTCTCGGAAGTGGAAGAGGCGCAGGAAGGCCGCGTGCCGGACCAACACGACGACGAGCCGGCCGCGATCCGCCACCTGCGCGAGATCCACGACGAGCTGGACGTGCGCCCGGCGGTGGAGCTGTTCCAGGAAGCACAGCACTTCCACGCCGAAGGCCTGGCCAGCTACGCGCTGGGCCAGATCGACCTGCCGCAGCGTGCGCGCATCGACGATCTGTTCTACGCCATCGCCCATGGCGTGCGTGCGCGCCTGAGCTACGACGAGAAGAGCCATCGCCCGGTGCTGGACGAACTGAACGAGCGCCTGGTCGACAAGTACTTCGTCAACTTCAGCGTGTTCGAATCGATCCCGGACGTGTGGGCGATCGACCAGGTGTTCCCGATCGTGCCGATCGAGCGCCTGGACGAAACCCCGGACCGTCGCGGCATCATCGCCGACATGACCTGCGACTCGGACGGCATGGTGGAAACCTATGTCGAGAACGAGAGCCTGGACAGCTCGCTGCCGCTGCACAAGATGAAGCCGGGCGAGAGCTACCGCATCGGCTTCTTCATGGTCGGCGCCTACCAGGAAATCCTGGGCGACATCCACAACCTGTTCGGCGATACCGACGCGGTGGAAGTGCTGGCCGATGCCGATGGCTATGCCATCACCCAGCAGCGCCGCGGCGACACCACCGACGTGATGCTGGATTACGTGGGTTACCGCCTGGACGAACTGCGTGCGACCTATGCGCAGCGCGTGGCCGAGGCGCAGCTGTCGCCGGAAAGTGCGCAGGAGCTGTCGGAGGCGCTGGAAGCCGGCCTGACCGGTTACACCTACCTGTCCGACGAACCGCTGGTCTGA
- the speE gene encoding polyamine aminopropyltransferase, producing the protein MTDSNNWYIEHFERTGSAIGYRITGKLDEVQSPFQKIEIFQTTDWGNLMTIDGAIMLTSKDNFFYHEMISHPVLFTHAAPKRVVIIGGGDCGTLREVLKHTGVESVTQCDIDEQVTVMARKHFPELCDSNDDARAELLFDDGVAYMANCPAGSVDVVIVDSTDPVGPGEGLFNKAFYESCFKALKDDGILVQQSESPLMQLDLINEMRTEMGKAGFGSFKTLPFPQPCYPTGWWSVTMARKGDSSFDFRQADSAAKTFNTLYYTAALHTGVLVTPPFVQAALK; encoded by the coding sequence ATGACTGACAGCAACAACTGGTACATCGAGCACTTCGAGCGCACCGGCTCGGCCATCGGCTACCGCATCACCGGCAAGCTGGACGAGGTGCAGTCGCCGTTCCAGAAGATCGAGATCTTCCAGACCACCGACTGGGGCAACCTGATGACCATCGACGGGGCCATCATGCTGACCAGCAAGGACAACTTCTTCTACCACGAGATGATCAGCCACCCGGTGCTGTTCACCCACGCCGCGCCCAAGCGCGTGGTGATCATCGGTGGCGGCGACTGCGGCACCCTGCGCGAAGTGCTCAAGCACACCGGCGTGGAGAGCGTGACCCAGTGCGATATCGACGAGCAGGTCACGGTGATGGCGCGCAAGCACTTCCCGGAACTGTGCGATTCCAACGACGACGCCCGCGCCGAGCTGCTGTTCGACGACGGCGTGGCCTACATGGCCAACTGCCCGGCCGGCAGCGTGGACGTGGTGATCGTCGATTCGACCGACCCGGTCGGCCCCGGCGAAGGCCTGTTCAACAAGGCCTTCTACGAGAGCTGCTTCAAGGCCCTGAAGGACGACGGCATCCTGGTGCAGCAGTCCGAGTCGCCGCTGATGCAGCTGGACCTGATCAACGAAATGCGCACCGAGATGGGCAAGGCCGGCTTCGGCTCGTTCAAGACCCTGCCGTTCCCGCAGCCGTGCTACCCCACCGGCTGGTGGAGCGTGACCATGGCGCGCAAGGGCGACAGCAGCTTCGACTTCCGCCAGGCCGACTCGGCCGCCAAGACCTTCAACACCCTGTACTACACCGCCGCGCTGCACACCGGCGTGCTGGTGACCCCGCCGTTCGTGCAGGCGGCACTGAAGTAA
- a CDS encoding accessory factor UbiK family protein, whose amino-acid sequence MIDLNHIDDLARRLSDLVPPGLRESREELQATFKSALQAGLAKLDLVTREEFEVQRAVLLKTRQKLDALETAVRELEGRGAAE is encoded by the coding sequence ATGATCGACCTGAACCACATCGATGACCTCGCCCGTCGCCTCAGCGACCTGGTGCCGCCGGGCCTGCGCGAATCGCGCGAGGAACTGCAGGCCACCTTCAAGAGCGCGCTGCAGGCCGGCCTGGCCAAGCTGGACCTGGTCACCCGCGAGGAGTTCGAAGTGCAGCGCGCCGTGCTGCTGAAGACGCGCCAGAAGCTGGACGCGCTGGAAACCGCCGTGCGCGAGCTGGAAGGGCGCGGCGCCGCAGAATGA
- a CDS encoding AAA family ATPase — protein sequence MTFHFDVPTQGDPIVISIEPGTSATFVGANGSGKTRLALLIEQGAGEGVHRISAHRALSLDPTVPKISESLALKGLRFGFAGEDVGIHYREAHRWAHGKAAVSLLNDFDFLVQALFAEQSRTSLRTHQNARAGVDQPAEPTKFETLKAIWERLIPHRELVITGDNIEVRAPGMEALYSASAMSDGERSVFYLAGQMLMAAPNSLLLIDEPELHVHRSIINRLGDELENFRRDCALVYITHDLEFAASRVGQKYAIQSYNPDGPQWALEPVPEETGFTEELTTLLLGSRRPILFVEGDLSSLDRAVYRSAYAQWTVIPRGSCSDVIHSVISMRGNASLTRIHCAGIVDADDYDASDIEYFNQHNIFVLPVSEVENLFLLPEVAGAIALTEHVPDQQLNAHIAGLNERLLDFANQDDRISPVVIRHTLRRIDRALKKIDLGRTQTIEDIQAAYAAQTDGFDISAIAAERRHAIETAIQHREVPALLAVFDNKGMFAEAARYLKRTPKDAFEAWIARALLNDNEPRLVAALRRVLPQIEVPG from the coding sequence ATGACCTTTCATTTTGATGTCCCGACTCAGGGCGACCCTATAGTTATTTCCATTGAACCCGGGACATCAGCAACCTTTGTTGGCGCCAATGGCAGCGGGAAAACGCGCCTTGCGCTACTTATAGAGCAAGGAGCTGGCGAAGGTGTCCATCGCATTTCTGCACACCGCGCTCTCTCACTGGACCCAACCGTACCAAAGATAAGCGAAAGCCTCGCACTCAAGGGGCTTCGATTTGGCTTTGCGGGAGAAGATGTAGGCATCCATTACCGGGAAGCCCATCGCTGGGCGCATGGCAAGGCTGCGGTATCCCTACTCAATGATTTTGATTTCCTAGTGCAAGCACTTTTCGCTGAGCAATCTCGAACCTCGCTTAGAACGCACCAGAATGCTCGCGCCGGCGTCGATCAACCAGCTGAGCCAACCAAGTTCGAGACCCTCAAAGCCATCTGGGAACGCCTCATTCCACACCGCGAACTCGTAATCACTGGTGACAACATTGAGGTGAGAGCTCCAGGAATGGAAGCCCTTTACAGCGCATCCGCAATGAGTGACGGAGAGCGATCAGTCTTCTATCTGGCCGGCCAGATGCTGATGGCAGCACCAAACTCACTCCTTCTTATCGACGAACCCGAGTTACATGTCCATCGATCGATCATCAACAGGCTTGGGGATGAACTTGAAAATTTTCGCCGCGATTGCGCTCTGGTATACATCACGCACGACCTTGAATTTGCTGCATCTCGGGTTGGGCAAAAGTACGCCATCCAAAGCTACAACCCAGATGGTCCCCAATGGGCGCTTGAACCAGTCCCCGAAGAAACAGGATTCACCGAAGAACTCACCACTCTTCTGCTAGGAAGCCGCCGCCCGATCCTCTTCGTTGAAGGCGACCTCTCAAGTCTAGACAGAGCGGTCTATCGGAGCGCATACGCCCAGTGGACGGTCATTCCCCGCGGATCATGCAGCGATGTCATACACTCGGTGATATCGATGCGAGGTAACGCGTCATTAACCCGCATTCATTGCGCTGGAATTGTTGACGCAGATGACTATGACGCATCCGACATTGAGTACTTTAACCAGCACAATATATTTGTATTGCCCGTTTCAGAGGTAGAGAATCTTTTTCTCCTGCCTGAGGTAGCAGGGGCGATTGCCCTCACAGAACACGTCCCCGATCAGCAATTGAACGCACACATAGCCGGCCTCAACGAGAGGTTGCTGGACTTTGCCAACCAAGATGATCGCATCAGTCCCGTCGTCATTAGACACACGCTGCGACGAATTGACCGCGCTCTGAAGAAGATCGATTTGGGCAGAACTCAGACCATTGAAGACATCCAGGCCGCCTATGCAGCTCAGACCGATGGATTTGACATCTCTGCCATTGCAGCCGAGCGCAGGCACGCAATTGAAACGGCCATTCAGCACAGAGAAGTTCCGGCATTGCTCGCCGTATTTGACAACAAAGGGATGTTTGCTGAGGCAGCACGATATCTAAAGCGGACACCGAAGGATGCATTCGAGGCTTGGATTGCCCGTGCGTTGCTCAACGACAACGAACCAAGGCTTGTGGCCGCCCTACGTCGGGTGCTTCCTCAGATTGAAGTGCCGGGTTAA
- a CDS encoding RIO1 family regulatory kinase/ATPase, with translation MYLPALPPSSCGDDAATPLLLKRGERFLAPDVYRTCLDGREAVIKDYSRYRGTPVSLIARLMVRREARMLQRLGGWKHAPALLGTLGGLALGMEFIPGQTLSTAQAVGNEVFEQLQHALSRLHAAGITHNDLHGTNVVVSSGVPVLLDFTSAWRAPRWLRRNPLSRQMRRSDMKNLLKIRQRVTGQAPSAAQAALVADPGWVAAVRQGWKRFYKWAKRR, from the coding sequence ATGTATCTTCCTGCTCTCCCCCCCTCCTCCTGCGGCGATGACGCCGCCACCCCGCTGCTGCTCAAGCGCGGCGAACGCTTCCTGGCCCCCGACGTCTACCGTACCTGCCTGGACGGGCGCGAGGCGGTCATCAAGGACTATTCCCGCTACCGCGGAACTCCCGTTTCACTGATCGCGCGGCTGATGGTGCGCCGTGAGGCCCGCATGCTGCAGCGCCTCGGCGGCTGGAAGCATGCCCCCGCGCTGCTCGGCACCCTCGGTGGCCTGGCGCTGGGCATGGAGTTCATTCCCGGCCAGACCCTGAGCACCGCACAGGCCGTTGGCAATGAAGTATTCGAGCAGCTGCAGCACGCGCTCAGCCGCCTGCACGCCGCCGGCATCACCCACAACGACCTGCATGGCACCAACGTGGTGGTCAGCAGCGGCGTACCGGTGCTGCTGGACTTCACCTCGGCCTGGCGGGCCCCGCGTTGGCTCCGCCGCAACCCGCTGAGCCGCCAGATGCGCCGCAGCGACATGAAGAACCTGCTGAAGATCCGCCAGCGCGTGACCGGCCAGGCGCCAAGTGCCGCGCAGGCCGCACTGGTGGCCGACCCGGGTTGGGTGGCCGCCGTGCGGCAGGGCTGGAAGCGGTTCTATAAGTGGGCGAAGCGCCGGTAA
- a CDS encoding P-II family nitrogen regulator — MKMVMAVIKPFKLDDVREALAERGVTGITVTEVKGFGRQKGHTELYRGAEYVVDFLPKVKLEVAVTDDQVEAVVEAIVKAAGTGKIGDGKVFVYDLGSVVRIRTGELDADAL; from the coding sequence ATGAAGATGGTCATGGCGGTGATCAAGCCGTTCAAGCTCGACGACGTGCGCGAAGCGCTGGCCGAGCGTGGGGTCACCGGGATCACGGTGACGGAAGTGAAAGGCTTCGGTCGCCAGAAGGGCCATACCGAGCTGTACCGCGGCGCGGAGTATGTGGTCGATTTCCTGCCGAAGGTGAAGCTGGAAGTGGCAGTGACCGATGACCAGGTTGAGGCGGTGGTTGAGGCGATCGTGAAGGCGGCGGGCACCGGGAAGATTGGTGACGGCAAGGTGTTCGTGTACGACCTGGGCAGTGTGGTGCGTATTCGTACCGGTGAACTGGACGCGGACGCGTTGTAA
- a CDS encoding DUF998 domain-containing protein, producing MSRRSRLLLCAGLVPLPWFLFWTSVAAVFSPGYNPLAQHASELLQAPTLASICARIAAIGSGVGFVAFSIGVWRESGRRIAVGAICWLVFGITMLTNGLWPMGHPMHGFYTIGIANIIAPAMSHIELSAWSANQRAYAVTAVVSIGGIVYLWLNVVGADPEGFRGLTQRVFSSINSLWPLLVAMYLLRKDSSALKAEPAH from the coding sequence GTGTCACGCCGCAGCCGACTGCTTCTCTGCGCGGGTCTGGTCCCGCTTCCATGGTTCCTGTTCTGGACCAGCGTTGCCGCCGTGTTCTCGCCGGGCTACAACCCGCTTGCACAGCACGCCAGCGAGCTGCTGCAGGCGCCGACGCTCGCAAGCATCTGCGCCAGGATTGCTGCCATTGGCTCCGGTGTGGGCTTCGTGGCGTTCTCCATCGGGGTATGGCGGGAGTCCGGTCGCCGGATTGCAGTAGGTGCAATCTGCTGGTTGGTCTTTGGCATTACCATGCTGACCAACGGGCTCTGGCCCATGGGCCATCCGATGCACGGCTTCTACACCATCGGTATCGCCAACATCATTGCACCGGCGATGTCGCACATCGAACTGAGCGCGTGGTCTGCCAATCAAAGAGCGTACGCCGTGACCGCTGTGGTGAGCATCGGGGGCATCGTCTATCTCTGGTTGAACGTGGTGGGAGCTGATCCGGAGGGGTTCAGGGGGCTGACACAGCGCGTGTTCTCGTCGATCAACTCGCTGTGGCCATTGCTGGTGGCGATGTACCTGCTGCGCAAGGATTCAAGCGCGCTGAAGGCGGAGCCGGCGCATTGA
- a CDS encoding DUF4279 domain-containing protein produces the protein MRIAKIGSWRLSGPRREPEDLEAQIFEILDQLTGDLAVWQSLTRFWPDLFCGLFMGSSNDGVSLSPRLLLALGERGIELGLDIHEADEEERDAPCPEVIN, from the coding sequence GTGCGTATCGCCAAGATCGGAAGCTGGCGACTCAGCGGACCTCGTCGTGAACCTGAAGACTTAGAAGCACAGATCTTCGAGATTCTCGATCAGCTCACCGGAGATCTCGCCGTATGGCAGTCATTGACTCGCTTCTGGCCTGACCTGTTCTGCGGTCTCTTCATGGGCAGCAGCAACGATGGTGTCTCGCTTTCGCCCCGCCTCCTGCTCGCGCTAGGAGAGCGCGGCATCGAGCTAGGGCTGGACATCCACGAAGCCGATGAAGAAGAGCGCGACGCTCCGTGCCCAGAGGTCATCAATTGA